One Nicotiana tabacum cultivar K326 chromosome 23, ASM71507v2, whole genome shotgun sequence genomic window, AGTACTATTTTACCTTTGAATTTGGAACTATTTCCCTCTGATATCAAACCCAGCCTATATGTTCATCAAAATAGCTCctcatttcaaaattttaaaatatcaacTCACAATTACACAGCAGCAGATTTCTTGACTTGGGTCATTTGGTACAAAGGTGTGATTAGTTATCCCCTTCTATAGTTATCCCGGAATTAGCTAACACCGCAAACTAAAAATGGGATAAAGTTAAACTTTATCCTAGGATTATTATTGTTATCCGTGCCGAACGACCCTTAAGTTAGAACTTAGAACTAgtgttttatttcattttccagaacttaccgctgagataaaaaaaaaaaaactttagctAACAAATTCTGAAAAACCAACTAGGAGATGGGGTAAAAACATTAAATTTAGACAGAGGAGATCTGAGTCTCAGAATATCTGGACCATCCTAattcaataaaatacaagaagcaagaagaaacaaatctgaaagagcaataaaacacaaagaaacaaACTTTTCAGATTCAATTGTGAAGAGTTATTCAGAAAAAAGTAaaatttcaaacctaattctttttaaaaaaacaagAGTCTATCACTGCAAATACAAATAAAAGATTCTACTGCAATTGCATGTgttaaaatagaagaaagaagagCTTACCAAAAACTGATCAAGTTCCTTATCATCACCAATATTTTGTCCAAGGCTGGAATATTTCGCTACTACTTGCTGTGATTGTGCCAGCTGTGCATCAATTCTCGGCAACTGATCCACAGGCGTCGCTATTCGCAAGCACGCCACGTGTGCTGATAACAACTGCTCAAACAATGGATGTGCTAAAATTTCAGCTTTATACCCAGCATTTTGCCAATTCAGAATTCCATCGGTGCCGCCGCCACCGACGACTTCACTATCAGTTAACTGACCGCCGGCGTTGTTGTTCCCGTTATCGTTGTTATTATTCCCGTCGTCGTTCTTCAAATCGGCGGCGGCGATTACGGCTGATGAATTATTGGATGTTTGAACATCGCTTACGTTTCTCTGTAAAATCGACCTCGATAGCCACTGATTTGAGGCTTGTGACGCTGCCGCCGACGACTCCGAGTTTGAGTGCAAATTGAGGAAATTCTCACCGACACCACGACCACCGGTACCGGTATAATGACTTTCCTGTCGGAGGATTGCGCTGTTGAGCCACGTTGGCGGCTGCTGGTGGTCAAGCGGTTTGACGTCCGGCGAGGACTGAGCTAGCTGTTCCGGTAATATACTCCTTAAAACTGCTGAATTTTCATCAGAGAAATGGTGCATATCCATTTCTTGTGACATATGATTCGGATTATACGCCATTATCAACTTTTATCGAAACCAAACCTCTACTCACACCATTTCACAACGATGTTGACATCTGTATatataaacaaataaaccaaCCCTACTATCAAATTGTTCACCGTATGGTTTCAGAAATTGATCTAACTAATCCTATTCCACAAAtatataattgaaacttgaggtCTTGTACAGGTCTGCAATTTTAGAAAGTGCAACGACTAAATAGGTTATAGGTACCACTATTTATTTCGAGACGAAAATAAACAGAATACGAATTGGACTACACGTGAAGTAGAATAAACAGAAACCTAAGTACAGGATTCAGGAAAAAAGATATACTGATTATCAGGATCATATAAAGTCTGCTGGTCGAGAAAGAAaaggcagaagaagaagaagaagaagaaaacaattcAATATTGAAGAAAGCAAGTATTTATAATGTGTAAATGGAGTTTTTTGAGCAATGGgcagaagaaagaggaaaagagaaagagagagagagagaaagatggAGATAAAAAAGGAAGCTTCGGTGTGAATATATGTCCGTGGTTATGTATATTATGTATTGTTATATACCTGTGCACATATGGGGGACCAGAACAGATGAATGTACTGTTAACAGGAAGGAGGTGGGGTTCACCGGAAAAGATGTCGGAGGTTGATTTCCGGTGGACGGAAAAAAATTCGGAAAATTGGTGATGGGAATTCAGTATTGGTGCCTAAATCTTGGGAAGGAGGTTTGTGATTTTGAGGGTGGACTAAAAGTGGTTGGTTTAGTcgttggatgaatagaatacacGGCTCTTGATTTGTTTACGTGGCATGTTGTCGTTTAGGAGGATGGCCCTCTCATttgattttaattatattttattacttGATTGTTGCATAAAGGCGTGCTTCGCACGtgtgctttatttattttcccccttttttggGCGTTAGATAGAGAACATTTCTAGTACTAATTATTAAGAATAATAATTGGAAATAGAATCATTAATTATTAAAACATATTAATAGGTAATAATTTTTTATTGAGTAAGTAGTTTATTTGATAAAAGTTTTATTAATTAAGCATGAAGAGGTGGTGAAAAATCATATTCTTTTATTGAAGTAATTCACTGTTTAATTTCACTTAAATATAAGAAAATGGACTGGATCATTATAATTGATTTTTTAAGTCGATAATTTAAAAAATGTTAGACTAATAATGTAATTTATATCTATTACACCAAATGAGTTGTCCGACTTTTTTGTGTAATAACGCACTTACTATGCacttaccatatatatatattaaattgatATTAATTTTAGATAATTTGACGGGGTAAAATCTTACCCGTGCCAAATGACATTTCATCAAGGATAATATTGGCCAAAAGTTTTTTTTCTTATCCGATCATCTACTCAAAATTACTTCCTTGTCCAAGCGCGATGATCCAAGATTTAGTAATATATTTTTACTTCGATTTTTTATTCATCAAATTGTCATTCATCGTCAAATCCAACTGAACTAAGCCAAATTCAAACAAATCTGATAGTATTACTCATTATACTAATGGTGATAAATTTGCTAAATCGTCAGCGTAACCTATTATCATTTAATTAAAGGTTTCTTATTGGTATAGGTGTCAACTATGTTCAGAATATTCTCATTATTCAGTAAGctgtttatattttatttaatttataaattgtttGTAATTTATTGGAAGCAAGTTATTGCCGTCTTTTACTTATAATAATTTTTCAGCTGACTTTTACCTAATCTACGTAGActtttcttattaatttattaatAAATTGTTTGTAATTTTCCTCGCTAGCTAGCTAAGTATATATAACTAGGGACTAGTTTATCTATAACTACAAAATGATtactaataataataagataCTTAGGTCTCAGAAtcaatgaaatcttaatttacaAAGGTTCACCCCACTTTTAATTACAACAACAAATTCACTCACACTTAATTAGTTATACCTTCAATGGCAAATAACACGTTTAATTAACTCATAAATTTCTCATTTATTCGTCATATATAAGCCACTCGAGTCTGAATATATAGTTTTGTTCTCTTCTTCTTTCCCATTTAGTTTCCGTTGCTTCAGATATTCAAATATCCTCGTTGGTTAAAACACATATAAAGCTTACTATATTACCTTTAAGGTAATTAACTTGCTTTAGCTTCAAGATAAGTTATTCTCAAAGTAAGAGTTCAAAtgttattatatatatagtttaaaATAACAGCTGGAGTTAAAAGAC contains:
- the LOC107787501 gene encoding homeobox protein knotted-1-like 3 isoform X1, with translation MAYNPNHMSQEMDMHHFSDENSAVLRSILPEQLAQSSPDVKPLDHQQPPTWLNSAILRQESHYTGTGGRGVGENFLNLHSNSESSAAASQASNQWLSRSILQRNVSDVQTSNNSSAVIAAADLKNDDGNNNNDNGNNNAGGQLTDSEVVGGGGTDGILNWQNAGYKAEILAHPLFEQLLSAHVACLRIATPVDQLPRIDAQLAQSQQVVAKYSSLGQNIGDDKELDQFLTHYVLLLCSFKEQLQQHVRVHAMEAVMACWEIEQSLQSLTGVSPGEGTGATMSDDEDDQVDSEANLFDGSLDGHDGMGFGLPTESERSLMERVRQELKHELKQGYKEKLVDIREEILRKRRAGKLPGDTTSVLKAWWQSHAKWPYPTEEDKAKLVQETGLQLKQINNWFINQRKRNWHSNASSSTTSKSKRKR
- the LOC107787501 gene encoding homeobox protein knotted-1-like 3 (The RefSeq protein has 6 substitutions compared to this genomic sequence), with protein sequence MAYNPNHMSQEMDMHHFSDENSAVLRSILPEQLAQSSPDVKPLDHQQPPTWLNSAILRQESHYTGTGGRGVGENFLNLHSNSESSAAASQASNQWLSRSILRRNVSDVQTSNNSSAVIAAADLKNDDGNNNNDNGNNNAGGQLTDSEVVGGGGTDGILNWQNAGYKAEILAHPLFEQLLSAHVACLRIATPVDQLPRIDAQLAQSQQVVAKYSTLGQNIGDDKELDQFLTHYVLLLCPFKEQLQQHVRVHAMEAVMACWEIEQSLQSLTGVSPGEGTGATMSDDEDDQVDSEANLFDGSLDGHDGMAFGLPTESERSLMERVRQELKHDLKQGYKEKLVDIREEILRKRRAGKLPGDTTSVLKAWWQSHAKWPYPTEEDKAKLVQETGLQLKQINNWFINQRKRDWHSNASSSTTSKSKRKR
- the LOC107787501 gene encoding homeobox protein knotted-1-like 3 isoform X2, producing the protein MAYNPNHMSQEMDMHHFSDENSAVLRSILPEQLAQSSPDVKPLDHQQPPTWLNSAILRQESHYTGTGGRGVGENFLNLHSNSESSAAASQASNQWLSRSILQRNVSDVQTSNNSSAVIAAADLKNDDGNNNNDNGNNNAGGQLTDSEVVGGGGTDGILNWQNAGYKAEILAHPLFEQLLSAHVACLRIATPVDQLPRIDAQLAQSQQVVAKYSSLGQNIGDDKELDQFLTHYVLLLCSFKEQLQQHVRVHAMEAVMACWEIEQSLQSLTGVSPGEGTGATMSDDEDDQVDSEANLFDGSLDGHDGMGFGLPTESERSLMERVRQELKHELKQGYKEKLVDIREEILRKRRAGKLPGDTTSVLKAWWQSHAKWPYPTLSVMHLVAFTW